In Rhodobacter sp. 24-YEA-8, the following are encoded in one genomic region:
- a CDS encoding DUF4326 domain-containing protein: MRDHTQPSRIHLSRAKGSRLPANTVRCDRSTILGNPWVPGENGGLRIPNGSLQGKMDWYPPIPTTEILTVERAVALLAEWLLTENSSLPAGLSDTDVTRCIDALEELRIAVLDRLPALRGHSFTCWCMPGSPCHAETLMEIANG, from the coding sequence ATGCGTGACCACACCCAACCTTCTCGCATCCATCTGTCGCGCGCCAAAGGATCGCGCCTGCCGGCCAATACCGTGCGCTGCGACCGCAGTACCATCCTCGGCAATCCATGGGTGCCGGGAGAGAACGGTGGCCTGCGCATCCCGAACGGATCGCTGCAGGGCAAAATGGACTGGTATCCGCCGATCCCCACGACCGAGATCCTCACGGTCGAGCGCGCCGTTGCACTTCTCGCCGAATGGCTCCTCACTGAGAACTCGTCTCTGCCAGCTGGTCTGAGCGACACAGATGTGACCCGCTGCATTGACGCCCTCGAAGAGCTGCGCATCGCTGTGCTGGACCGCCTGCCCGCCCTGCGCGGTCACAGCTTCACCTGCTGGTGCATGCCGGGCTCGCCCTGCCATGCCGAAACGCTGATGGAGATCGCAAATGGGTGA
- a CDS encoding tyrosine-type recombinase/integrase, with product MASIRKYRDKWRAQINRLGARRAAVFAFSAGDDLKKATARTFLAFRFATETAMRAGEIVGLRWEKIDLTTRVAKLERTKIGRPRDVPLSGEAVRIIESLRRHDPVFGLNSAQLDAL from the coding sequence ATGGCATCGATCAGAAAATATCGAGACAAATGGCGGGCCCAAATTAACCGCCTGGGTGCCCGCAGGGCGGCGGTCTTCGCTTTCTCGGCGGGTGATGATCTGAAAAAGGCCACGGCGAGGACCTTCCTCGCTTTCAGATTTGCAACCGAGACCGCGATGCGCGCCGGAGAAATCGTTGGTCTGCGGTGGGAAAAGATTGATCTCACAACACGCGTTGCAAAGCTGGAGCGCACCAAAATCGGCAGACCCCGCGATGTTCCACTTTCCGGTGAGGCGGTCAGGATCATAGAAAGCCTGCGGCGTCATGATCCTGTGTTCGGACTGAATTCTGCGCAGCTGGACGCGCTCTGA
- a CDS encoding GNAT family N-acetyltransferase — translation MRPRRRQTVMADFTIGKEITDRGGRFVIYKEGEVAELTFTRRAPDLVSADHTGVPDAFRGTGAGKALVEALISDAKANNYRIMPLCSFVDAQRRRHPEWADLFV, via the coding sequence GTGAGACCCAGAAGGAGGCAGACTGTCATGGCCGATTTTACCATAGGGAAAGAGATCACCGACCGGGGAGGCCGTTTTGTCATCTATAAGGAGGGCGAAGTGGCAGAGCTGACCTTCACCCGCCGCGCGCCGGACCTGGTCTCTGCTGATCATACCGGTGTGCCGGATGCCTTTCGCGGCACTGGTGCCGGCAAGGCCCTGGTCGAGGCGCTGATCTCCGATGCAAAAGCGAACAATTACCGCATCATGCCGCTTTGCAGCTTTGTTGACGCACAGCGTCGCCGTCACCCGGAATGGGCCGATCTCTTCGTCTGA
- a CDS encoding lytic transglycosylase domain-containing protein, whose translation MTRRVSGTLAVALVLLAIPGAGRAEQEDFTFRRVKVGDSLPGKRITVQIDPVEQARRLAATAWKDPALQHEERPLAPIEQGIDGDVTPGPGPKSNYAWYWDVIPSDLNSSAGRFPDAMAALTKGPGGASVKAPRMQSMQTIAETYGRDILIATVGTDVSPALVLAVMGIESAGRKDAVSSAGAVGLMQLIPATATRFGVTDSTDPVQNIKGGVAYLDWLLDEFNNDPLMALAAYNAGEGAVRKNGGVPPYAETRDYVPKVLAAWQVAQGLCQTPPELVTDPCVFRVLSATGG comes from the coding sequence ATGACGCGTCGAGTCTCAGGCACCCTGGCGGTGGCTCTGGTTTTGCTGGCGATTCCCGGGGCCGGGCGCGCTGAGCAGGAGGATTTCACCTTCCGGAGGGTGAAGGTCGGCGACTCGCTGCCCGGCAAGCGGATCACGGTACAGATCGATCCGGTGGAACAGGCGCGCCGCCTGGCCGCGACCGCCTGGAAGGACCCGGCATTGCAACATGAAGAGCGCCCGCTGGCACCGATCGAGCAGGGCATAGACGGCGATGTCACGCCCGGACCTGGCCCGAAATCGAATTACGCCTGGTATTGGGATGTGATTCCGTCGGATCTTAACAGCTCTGCCGGGCGTTTTCCGGACGCGATGGCGGCGCTGACCAAAGGACCGGGCGGGGCCTCGGTGAAGGCGCCCCGGATGCAGTCGATGCAGACCATTGCCGAAACCTATGGCCGCGATATCCTGATTGCGACGGTCGGGACCGATGTCTCACCCGCGCTGGTTCTGGCGGTGATGGGGATCGAAAGTGCCGGGCGCAAGGATGCCGTCTCTTCCGCGGGGGCGGTGGGGCTGATGCAACTGATCCCCGCGACCGCCACCCGCTTTGGCGTCACTGATTCCACCGATCCGGTGCAGAATATCAAAGGCGGTGTCGCCTATCTCGACTGGCTGCTCGATGAATTCAACAATGATCCGCTGATGGCGCTGGCGGCCTATAATGCGGGCGAGGGGGCGGTGCGCAAGAATGGTGGCGTGCCCCCCTATGCCGAAACCCGCGACTACGTGCCCAAGGTGCTCGCGGCCTGGCAGGTCGCGCAGGGCCTCTGCCAGACCCCGCCGGAACTGGTCACCGATCCTTGCGTTTTCCGCGTTTTGTCGGCGACGGGGGGATGA
- a CDS encoding Flp family type IVb pilin, producing the protein MNAMNFIKDEDGAVTVDWVVLTAAIVGLGLLVMNAVRPAISGLATDIAAEVTATGEWMTGEGRTGGGGGGEEQ; encoded by the coding sequence ATGAACGCTATGAATTTCATCAAAGACGAAGACGGCGCAGTCACCGTTGACTGGGTTGTGCTGACCGCTGCTATCGTCGGTCTCGGCCTGCTGGTTATGAACGCTGTACGCCCGGCCATCTCGGGCCTCGCAACCGATATCGCCGCAGAAGTCACCGCAACCGGCGAATGGATGACCGGCGAAGGCCGCACCGGCGGCGGCGGCGGCGGCGAAGAGCAATAA
- the cpaB gene encoding Flp pilus assembly protein CpaB has product MRAIFGLVLIIGVALAGFAVYMAQGYIQSNEIRMNAALERERQTGKLVQVFALKKPVKYGDGILKDNVQLVWVQEKLMPPAAYTDGDVLFPPNATKPRFAMRSMETNEILLSTRLTEPGQVAGLAGKLEPGMSAFQVRVSAASGVAGFVMPEDLIDIYWTGASGSGEITQLIESAMRVIAVDSAIDQSEARSGTARTITVAVSREQVARLAQAQASGRLTMSVVSGPAASDTAKVEINRDQLLGIEARQVVEVAQPCYRTTRKGTEVVREEIACATN; this is encoded by the coding sequence ATGCGAGCGATCTTCGGCCTCGTCCTTATCATCGGCGTCGCCCTGGCGGGCTTTGCCGTCTACATGGCGCAGGGCTATATTCAGAGTAACGAGATCAGGATGAATGCGGCCCTGGAGCGCGAGCGCCAGACCGGCAAGCTGGTTCAGGTCTTCGCGCTTAAAAAACCTGTGAAATATGGCGACGGCATCCTGAAAGACAATGTCCAGCTGGTCTGGGTCCAGGAAAAGCTCATGCCGCCGGCGGCCTATACCGATGGCGACGTCCTCTTCCCCCCTAACGCCACCAAGCCGCGTTTCGCAATGCGCTCGATGGAAACCAATGAAATCCTGCTGAGCACGCGCCTGACCGAACCGGGCCAGGTCGCCGGGCTTGCCGGCAAACTTGAGCCGGGAATGAGCGCCTTCCAGGTGCGCGTAAGCGCCGCCTCCGGTGTGGCGGGCTTTGTGATGCCCGAAGATCTGATCGACATCTACTGGACCGGTGCCAGCGGCTCGGGCGAGATCACCCAACTGATCGAAAGCGCCATGCGCGTGATCGCGGTCGATTCCGCCATCGATCAGTCAGAAGCCCGCTCGGGCACGGCCAGAACCATCACTGTCGCGGTCTCGCGCGAACAGGTCGCCCGTCTGGCACAGGCACAGGCCTCCGGACGTCTCACCATGTCGGTGGTCAGCGGACCCGCTGCCTCAGATACCGCAAAGGTTGAAATCAACCGCGATCAGCTTCTGGGCATCGAAGCCCGGCAGGTCGTCGAAGTCGCGCAACCTTGCTACCGCACGACCCGCAAAGGAACGGAAGTTGTCAGGGAAGAGATCGCCTGCGCGACCAACTGA
- a CDS encoding type II and III secretion system protein family protein codes for MSIKTKVAAGIFGLAVAVSVVPVSAEVLRVMSGQASGALNVPMNRAVVVESDVPFAELSIANPGIADISTISDRTIYVLGKAPGRTTLTLLSAEGKLISNVDVHVTPDIAEFKERLAQILPNEKIEVRTANDGIVLSGTISSAARLDRALDLARRYAPDRVSNLMVVGGTQQVMLKVRFAEMQRSVSKGISASMATAGNSGNWNGGTISGSNGNVNNIIGGGLVTTAAQGALGLGFSSGSFQLGVLLEALESKGMVRTLAEPNLTALSGQEARFLAGGEYPIPVMQSGSGTGANSITVEYKPFGVELNFTPYVVDGDIINLQINAAVSSIDTTVSVPTGAGGQINGFKRRETTTTVEMRDGDSFAIAGLLQDDFRNSASQVPWIGDVPILGALFRSTDFQRNQSELVIIVTPHLVSPVKGEALALPTDRVRIPTESEMFLYGDIAKPARGAAGEVARQDFSSSYGYVME; via the coding sequence ATGAGCATTAAGACCAAAGTTGCGGCCGGTATTTTCGGCCTTGCAGTCGCGGTGTCGGTTGTTCCGGTTTCCGCTGAAGTGTTGCGTGTGATGTCCGGTCAGGCATCAGGCGCGTTGAATGTACCGATGAACCGCGCGGTCGTTGTCGAAAGTGATGTTCCCTTCGCGGAGCTCTCGATTGCCAATCCGGGAATTGCCGATATCTCGACGATCTCTGACCGTACGATTTATGTTCTTGGCAAAGCACCCGGGCGCACCACGCTCACCCTGCTGTCGGCGGAGGGCAAGCTCATCTCGAATGTGGATGTGCATGTCACCCCCGATATCGCCGAATTCAAAGAGCGCCTGGCGCAGATCCTGCCAAATGAGAAAATCGAGGTGCGGACCGCCAATGACGGGATCGTGCTCTCGGGCACCATCAGCTCGGCTGCCCGGCTTGACCGCGCGCTGGATCTGGCCAGGCGCTATGCGCCGGACCGGGTCTCGAACCTCATGGTCGTGGGCGGCACACAGCAGGTCATGCTGAAAGTGCGTTTCGCCGAGATGCAGCGCTCGGTCTCGAAAGGGATTTCGGCATCGATGGCCACCGCTGGCAATAGCGGGAACTGGAACGGTGGGACCATCTCGGGCAGCAACGGGAATGTTAATAACATTATCGGCGGCGGTCTTGTGACCACGGCAGCCCAGGGTGCACTCGGCCTTGGTTTCTCCTCGGGCTCCTTCCAGCTTGGCGTCCTGCTCGAGGCGCTGGAATCGAAGGGCATGGTCCGCACGCTTGCGGAACCGAACCTGACGGCATTGTCGGGCCAGGAAGCTCGCTTCCTGGCAGGTGGCGAATATCCGATCCCTGTCATGCAAAGCGGAAGCGGCACGGGCGCCAATTCGATCACCGTCGAATACAAACCCTTTGGTGTCGAGCTGAACTTCACCCCCTATGTGGTGGATGGCGATATCATCAACCTGCAGATCAACGCGGCTGTCAGCTCGATCGACACCACGGTTTCGGTTCCGACCGGCGCGGGCGGCCAGATCAACGGCTTCAAACGCCGCGAGACCACGACCACTGTGGAAATGCGCGACGGTGACAGCTTTGCCATCGCGGGTCTTTTGCAGGATGATTTCCGCAACTCGGCCAGCCAGGTTCCGTGGATCGGCGATGTTCCGATCCTTGGTGCCCTGTTCCGCTCGACGGATTTCCAGCGCAACCAGTCGGAACTGGTGATCATCGTCACGCCGCATCTTGTTTCGCCGGTGAAAGGCGAGGCCCTTGCCCTGCCAACGGACCGCGTCCGTATCCCGACCGAGAGCGAAATGTTCCTCTACGGAGATATAGCCAAGCCCGCCAGGGGCGCCGCCGGTGAAGTGGCCCGGCAGGACTTTTCGTCTTCCTACGGCTATGTGATGGAGTGA
- a CDS encoding OmpA family protein, with product MRMTPSTLLASVCVLSLAACGASANRELGAQVDTGSFGNSTMHNALIQTGQMDYTIALAQRFAAEVPDTVTFAFNSAQLTREATAILDRQANFIRQFPEVRFKVFGHTDLVGSQGYNKKLGQQRANAVVAYLVSRGVSKSRLQAVVSFGKTRPLIQTNAPEERNRRTVTEVSGFVKSNPMVLNGKYAEIVWRTYSRESAARDHGGTTGTVSEVAGSGG from the coding sequence ATGCGCATGACCCCCTCCACGCTCCTCGCCTCTGTCTGCGTGTTGTCGCTGGCCGCCTGCGGCGCCAGTGCCAACCGCGAGCTTGGCGCTCAGGTCGATACCGGCAGTTTCGGCAATTCGACCATGCATAATGCACTGATCCAGACCGGTCAGATGGATTATACCATTGCCCTGGCACAGCGCTTTGCCGCCGAAGTCCCCGATACCGTGACCTTCGCCTTCAACTCGGCGCAGCTGACACGGGAAGCGACGGCCATCCTCGACAGGCAGGCGAATTTCATCCGCCAGTTCCCCGAAGTGCGCTTCAAGGTCTTTGGTCATACCGACCTCGTCGGCAGCCAGGGCTACAATAAAAAGCTCGGCCAGCAGCGCGCCAATGCAGTCGTGGCCTATCTCGTCTCGCGTGGCGTGTCGAAATCACGCCTCCAGGCCGTGGTCAGCTTTGGCAAGACGCGCCCGCTGATCCAGACCAATGCGCCGGAAGAACGCAATCGCCGCACCGTCACCGAGGTGTCGGGATTTGTGAAATCGAACCCGATGGTGCTGAACGGCAAATATGCCGAGATCGTCTGGCGCACCTATTCGCGGGAATCGGCAGCGCGCGATCATGGCGGCACGACCGGCACCGTTTCCGAGGTTGCAGGTTCCGGCGGCTGA
- a CDS encoding AAA family ATPase: MTSVATIQPDPAPIAACTVSRDVQNFEMLIDEMEREMGEAWGDLSFDDALVFLDQPEASELEFIAIALDADDEGDLSLISGVIRAARATGTHVILVANQLSPTGLHQLMRLGADDFVPYPLPDGALHDAISRVRAAATAKAAATANAAAVRTATAQAAPPAATANALVLVEDASNAPSFRASGNRHGLVLPIHGMAGGSGSSTFAANLAWELANADKLNPPRVCLMDLDFQYGSIATYLDLPRKDAIFEILTDPGQVDSDLLIKSMQTFNERLCVFTAPAEMLPLDIISGEDLGRLIDMAVANFDFVLIDMPKTVVTWTEAVLSRAHIYFALLDLDLRSAQNVLRFVRALKAEALPHEKLRYVLNKAPKFTDLSAKARVKRMSESLDIQIEVQLPDGGAAVTQANDHGLPLSESSAKNPLRKELQKLAKSLFELNKAQASARS; encoded by the coding sequence ATGACGAGCGTGGCAACAATCCAGCCAGATCCTGCACCGATTGCGGCGTGCACTGTTTCGCGCGATGTGCAGAACTTCGAGATGCTCATCGATGAGATGGAGCGGGAAATGGGCGAAGCCTGGGGCGACCTGAGCTTCGATGACGCACTGGTTTTTCTGGACCAGCCTGAAGCGTCCGAACTGGAATTCATTGCGATCGCGCTGGATGCTGATGACGAAGGGGATCTCTCGCTGATCTCCGGCGTGATCCGGGCGGCGCGGGCCACCGGGACCCATGTCATCCTCGTCGCGAACCAGCTCAGCCCGACGGGATTGCATCAGCTGATGCGTCTCGGCGCTGATGATTTTGTTCCCTACCCGCTTCCCGATGGCGCGCTTCATGATGCGATCAGCCGCGTTCGCGCGGCCGCAACCGCCAAAGCAGCCGCCACAGCAAATGCGGCCGCTGTACGGACAGCGACCGCACAGGCCGCCCCCCCTGCCGCAACCGCGAATGCGCTTGTTCTGGTAGAGGATGCGAGCAACGCACCTTCCTTCCGCGCCAGCGGCAATCGCCATGGCCTCGTGCTGCCGATCCATGGCATGGCCGGTGGTTCCGGGTCGTCCACCTTCGCGGCAAACCTCGCCTGGGAGCTGGCCAATGCCGATAAGCTGAACCCGCCGCGCGTCTGCCTGATGGATCTCGATTTTCAGTATGGGTCTATCGCGACCTATCTCGACCTGCCCAGGAAGGATGCGATCTTCGAGATCCTCACCGATCCTGGCCAGGTCGACAGCGATCTGCTGATCAAGTCGATGCAGACCTTCAACGAGCGGCTTTGCGTCTTTACGGCACCTGCCGAGATGCTGCCGCTTGATATCATCTCGGGCGAAGATCTCGGCCGGCTGATCGACATGGCCGTGGCGAATTTCGATTTCGTGCTGATCGACATGCCGAAAACGGTTGTGACCTGGACTGAAGCCGTGCTGTCGCGCGCCCATATCTATTTCGCGCTGCTCGATCTCGATCTGCGCTCGGCGCAGAATGTCCTGCGCTTTGTGCGCGCCCTGAAAGCCGAGGCGCTGCCGCATGAGAAGCTGCGCTATGTGCTGAACAAGGCGCCGAAATTTACCGATCTTTCCGCTAAGGCGCGGGTCAAGCGGATGTCGGAAAGCCTTGATATCCAGATCGAGGTTCAGCTTCCCGATGGCGGAGCTGCGGTGACGCAGGCCAATGACCACGGCCTGCCGCTGTCCGAAAGCTCTGCCAAAAACCCGCTGCGCAAGGAACTGCAAAAGCTCGCGAAATCGCTGTTCGAGCTCAATAAGGCCCAGGCCAGCGCCCGGTCGTAA
- a CDS encoding CpaF family protein, with protein sequence MFSRFKKDAAQGKPAAPAAPVDRAPAAATAAGTVKVTRPTSMMGGKASPAEVAQVDKEAKRRHRMMELKLEIHKRLLENLNLSALEHASEQSLKSEISTQTSEALDELSVALNASDRAILVQELYDEVMGLGPLEPLLKDETVNDILVNGPFRVFVERGGKLELSDITFRDERHLMRIIDKIVSAVGRRVDESNPYCDARLLDGSRFNCMVPPVAVDGSLVSIRKFKKEKLKIEDLVRFGAFTEEMAAYLQAAVSTRLNIIVSGGTGSGKTTTLNALSSFIDNTERVLTIEDTAELQLQQVHVGRMESRPANVEGKGAVTQRDCLRNALRMRPDRIIVGETRGEEVIDMLQAMNTGHDGSMTTIHANNPRDGISRLENMVAMAGIEMPLKAVRSQIASAVNVIVQASRLQDGSRRMTSITEITGMEGEVLSMQEIFRFERLGVEPSGKIIGRFNATGIRSAHSERFRSWGFDLPASIYEPIA encoded by the coding sequence ATGTTCAGCCGTTTCAAAAAAGATGCTGCCCAGGGTAAGCCCGCTGCGCCTGCCGCTCCGGTGGACAGGGCGCCCGCTGCGGCCACCGCTGCGGGCACCGTCAAGGTAACACGCCCGACCTCGATGATGGGCGGCAAAGCCTCGCCGGCCGAGGTCGCACAGGTCGATAAGGAAGCCAAACGCCGCCACCGGATGATGGAGCTCAAGCTAGAGATCCACAAACGGCTCCTGGAAAACCTGAACCTCTCGGCGCTGGAACATGCCTCCGAGCAAAGCCTGAAATCAGAGATCTCGACCCAGACCTCCGAGGCGCTGGATGAGCTTTCCGTCGCGCTGAACGCCAGTGACCGCGCCATCCTGGTGCAGGAGCTTTATGACGAGGTCATGGGGCTTGGTCCGCTGGAGCCTTTGCTGAAAGACGAAACCGTCAACGATATTCTCGTGAACGGCCCTTTCCGCGTTTTCGTCGAGCGCGGCGGCAAGCTGGAACTGTCGGACATCACCTTCCGCGATGAACGTCACCTGATGCGGATCATCGACAAGATCGTGTCCGCCGTGGGCCGTCGCGTCGATGAATCGAACCCCTATTGCGACGCCCGTCTGCTGGATGGGTCGCGTTTCAACTGTATGGTGCCGCCGGTTGCGGTGGACGGATCTCTGGTTTCCATCCGGAAATTCAAGAAAGAAAAGCTGAAGATCGAAGACCTCGTGCGCTTTGGTGCCTTTACCGAGGAAATGGCCGCCTATCTCCAGGCCGCCGTATCGACGCGGCTGAACATCATCGTGTCGGGCGGCACGGGGTCAGGGAAAACCACCACGCTGAACGCGCTGTCCTCATTCATCGACAATACTGAACGCGTGCTGACCATCGAGGATACGGCGGAACTTCAGCTGCAACAGGTCCATGTCGGCCGGATGGAAAGCCGCCCCGCCAACGTCGAAGGCAAAGGCGCCGTGACGCAGCGTGACTGTCTGCGCAATGCGCTCAGGATGCGGCCTGACCGGATCATCGTGGGCGAAACCCGCGGCGAAGAGGTCATCGATATGCTGCAGGCCATGAACACGGGCCATGACGGATCCATGACCACGATCCACGCCAATAACCCGCGTGACGGCATATCGCGTCTGGAAAACATGGTCGCGATGGCCGGGATCGAAATGCCGCTGAAGGCCGTGCGCAGCCAGATCGCCTCGGCGGTGAACGTGATCGTCCAGGCCTCGCGCCTGCAGGACGGCTCACGCCGCATGACCTCGATCACCGAAATCACCGGCATGGAAGGCGAAGTGCTCTCGATGCAGGAAATCTTCCGCTTCGAACGCCTTGGCGTCGAGCCTTCGGGCAAGATCATCGGCCGTTTTAACGCGACCGGCATCCGTTCGGCCCATTCCGAGCGTTTCCGTTCCTGGGGCTTTGATCTGCCCGCCTCCATCTACGAACCCATCGCGTAA
- a CDS encoding type II secretion system F family protein, which yields MTISIAPLIYVMIFVAVIVLVEGIYLTVFGKSIKLNSRISRRLTLLEKNGNREEVLAQLRKEMNQHLNSKNIPLYSILAKKAQRANIAFSPVQLIGLMGALGVVAFLLLTIGTSAEFGVRILAAIGMGVGGIYVWVNGKAKKRMNLMEEQLPDAIDLMVRSLRVGHPFSAAINIVSKEVPDPLGTEFGVIADEAAYGADISESLKNFAERMDSQDLRFLAVAVTIQQQSGGNLAEILDGLSKVVRARFKLFRKVRAITAEAKWSGMFLSAFPILALIMINVIQPNYYDGVRETPVFVPAALVVCAFLIINVIFMKIMVNIKV from the coding sequence ATGACCATTTCGATTGCGCCCCTCATCTATGTCATGATCTTCGTTGCCGTCATTGTACTGGTCGAGGGGATTTACCTCACGGTCTTCGGCAAATCGATCAAGCTGAACAGCCGCATCTCGCGCCGGCTGACGCTGCTTGAGAAGAACGGCAACCGCGAAGAGGTGCTCGCCCAGCTCCGCAAGGAGATGAACCAGCACCTGAACTCGAAGAATATTCCGCTATATTCGATCCTGGCCAAAAAGGCGCAGCGCGCGAATATCGCCTTTTCGCCGGTGCAGCTGATCGGGTTGATGGGGGCGCTTGGGGTTGTGGCCTTCCTGCTGCTGACCATCGGCACCTCCGCCGAATTCGGGGTCCGGATCCTTGCCGCCATCGGGATGGGCGTGGGTGGCATCTATGTCTGGGTCAATGGCAAGGCCAAAAAGCGGATGAACCTTATGGAAGAGCAGCTTCCGGATGCCATCGACCTGATGGTGCGGTCTCTGCGCGTCGGTCACCCGTTCTCAGCGGCGATCAACATCGTCTCGAAAGAGGTCCCCGACCCGCTCGGCACCGAATTCGGCGTGATCGCTGATGAGGCCGCTTATGGCGCGGATATATCCGAGAGCCTGAAGAACTTTGCCGAACGGATGGACAGCCAGGATCTGCGCTTCCTTGCCGTCGCAGTGACCATCCAGCAGCAATCGGGCGGCAACCTTGCCGAGATTCTCGACGGATTGTCGAAAGTGGTGCGGGCGCGGTTCAAGCTGTTCCGCAAGGTACGCGCCATCACCGCCGAGGCGAAATGGTCGGGCATGTTCCTCTCGGCCTTCCCGATCCTCGCGCTGATCATGATCAACGTGATCCAGCCGAACTATTATGACGGCGTAAGGGAAACCCCGGTCTTCGTTCCCGCCGCCCTCGTGGTCTGCGCCTTCCTCATCATCAACGTGATCTTCATGAAGATCATGGTCAACATCAAGGTCTGA
- a CDS encoding type II secretion system F family protein → MLQSINSVLTGLLGPLGPLIAIAGLGIVLVLIALPTMLKKQRDRFAELGVQAGIRGAAADAGKSNRLRRMSSGDRLEKYAHLLEPQKAEELSALRLKLMRAGYPDKGAVRLFHAAKMVLGLGGLVLGVAFALINSTDETSTTSLLIYGALPGVIGYYLPVYWIEKRVAMRQTEIIQGFPDALDMMLVCVEAGQSLDQSIIRVGRESRAGYPALADEFDLVAQEVKAGKERTQVLRDMSDRVGIPDVASFVTTLVQSATFGTPVAEALRVYSADMRDKRVMRAEEKANMLPTKLTLGTMMFTVPPLLIILIGPSVWGIVTMLGQMGGK, encoded by the coding sequence ATGCTCCAATCCATCAACTCTGTGCTTACGGGACTGCTCGGGCCACTGGGGCCGCTGATCGCAATCGCCGGGCTCGGGATCGTGCTGGTGCTGATCGCCCTGCCGACAATGTTGAAAAAACAGCGCGACCGTTTCGCCGAACTCGGCGTCCAGGCGGGCATCCGGGGGGCGGCTGCCGACGCAGGCAAATCAAACCGCCTGCGCCGCATGAGCTCGGGCGACCGGCTTGAGAAATACGCCCATCTGCTGGAGCCGCAAAAGGCCGAAGAACTCTCTGCGCTGCGTCTGAAACTGATGCGGGCGGGCTATCCCGACAAGGGCGCGGTGCGCCTGTTCCACGCCGCCAAAATGGTGCTTGGTCTTGGCGGCCTTGTGCTGGGTGTGGCTTTCGCGCTGATCAATTCGACCGATGAGACCTCGACCACCAGTTTGCTGATCTATGGCGCGCTGCCCGGGGTTATTGGCTATTACCTGCCGGTATACTGGATCGAAAAGCGGGTCGCCATGCGCCAGACCGAGATCATCCAGGGCTTTCCCGATGCGCTGGACATGATGCTGGTCTGCGTCGAGGCAGGTCAGTCGCTTGACCAGTCGATCATCCGCGTCGGCCGTGAAAGCCGCGCCGGCTACCCTGCCCTTGCCGATGAATTCGACCTGGTCGCCCAGGAGGTCAAGGCCGGCAAGGAACGCACACAGGTGTTGCGCGATATGTCCGACCGGGTCGGCATCCCGGATGTCGCCTCTTTCGTGACCACATTGGTGCAATCGGCGACCTTCGGGACGCCCGTCGCCGAGGCCCTGCGTGTCTATTCCGCCGATATGCGGGACAAGCGTGTGATGCGGGCCGAAGAAAAGGCAAATATGCTGCCTACGAAGCTCACTCTGGGAACTATGATGTTCACAGTTCCGCCGCTGCTGATTATCCTGATCGGGCCTTCGGTCTGGGGTATCGTGACCATGCTGGGGCAAATGGGCGGCAAGTGA
- a CDS encoding tetratricopeptide repeat protein: protein MRFAVSVVLIATLLAACGNTGGPGASRNTPFGVNPKGAAVDGLIVGHRLMAAGEPELALKAYYRAAAEDGISVDTLSAIGSANLALGRLGQAEQVLRNALKQDETFVPALNNLGVVLMERGKLGEARLVFQQAYALDSGQSDSIRDNLKLAIARTENRVYDDASEEKGEFQLVRREKGQYVLLTEL from the coding sequence TTGAGATTTGCGGTCAGTGTTGTGCTGATCGCGACCCTGCTGGCCGCCTGTGGAAATACGGGCGGTCCTGGTGCGTCGCGAAATACGCCTTTCGGGGTGAATCCCAAAGGCGCGGCGGTTGACGGGTTGATTGTCGGACATCGTCTGATGGCGGCGGGCGAGCCGGAGCTTGCGCTGAAAGCCTATTACCGTGCCGCCGCCGAAGACGGGATCAGCGTCGATACGCTTTCCGCAATCGGATCGGCCAATCTGGCGCTTGGCCGGCTGGGCCAGGCCGAACAGGTGCTGCGCAATGCGCTGAAACAGGATGAGACCTTTGTCCCTGCCCTGAACAACCTTGGCGTCGTGCTGATGGAGCGCGGCAAGCTTGGCGAAGCGCGGCTTGTCTTCCAACAGGCCTATGCGCTGGACAGTGGCCAATCGGACTCGATACGCGACAATCTGAAACTCGCTATCGCCCGGACCGAAAACAGGGTGTATGATGACGCCAGTGAGGAAAAGGGCGAATTCCAGCTCGTGCGCCGCGAGAAGGGGCAATATGTCCTTCTGACAGAGCTCTGA